In Chryseobacterium gotjawalense, the following are encoded in one genomic region:
- a CDS encoding LamG-like jellyroll fold domain-containing protein encodes MKNRTLIKYIGVAFLMGVITLSCEDSIDRDNLPVPYAAIGGYENSDDVAAANLITKLSFEDNLNDKYNNITNAVGTSVAYDSGIKGKAYSGSDSQKRYAVANISPAVTGLSAFTFSFWMKSANTVDPATPGQGKGAQGIFSIVRPTEFWGGINLFIDNPDNANPDRIRLKLSVENGRPAVDWRGQSVMMNIDGSKNKWIYVTVTYDPATSKVSAYLNGEPAANLTGFPFAPAGGITGSAPWFAKDPGGIDNPNGAPGYGAIQLVGTNGKVVIGTHQFDTNPPQNNGSPQDWATSFAGMLDEFRIYNIPLKSADVNALYKLEKDNR; translated from the coding sequence ATGAAAAATAGAACTTTAATTAAATATATCGGGGTAGCTTTTTTGATGGGTGTCATTACACTGAGTTGTGAAGACAGTATTGACCGTGATAATCTTCCTGTCCCGTACGCAGCCATCGGCGGATATGAAAATTCAGATGATGTTGCTGCTGCCAATCTTATCACCAAACTTAGCTTTGAAGACAATTTGAACGATAAATACAATAATATAACTAATGCTGTTGGGACTTCAGTAGCATATGATTCTGGGATTAAAGGAAAAGCGTACAGCGGTTCTGATTCTCAGAAAAGATATGCCGTTGCCAATATTTCGCCCGCGGTTACCGGACTTAGCGCCTTTACTTTTTCATTTTGGATGAAAAGTGCCAATACGGTAGATCCGGCAACTCCAGGTCAGGGGAAAGGAGCGCAGGGAATTTTTTCAATTGTTCGCCCAACCGAATTTTGGGGTGGAATTAATTTATTTATTGATAACCCGGACAATGCAAACCCAGACCGTATCCGCCTAAAACTTTCTGTGGAAAACGGAAGACCTGCAGTGGACTGGAGAGGGCAAAGCGTGATGATGAATATCGATGGAAGCAAAAATAAATGGATTTATGTTACCGTAACCTATGACCCAGCAACCAGCAAAGTAAGTGCTTATCTCAATGGAGAACCGGCAGCTAATCTAACAGGTTTTCCTTTTGCTCCTGCCGGGGGAATTACAGGTTCTGCGCCATGGTTTGCAAAAGATCCTGGAGGCATCGATAATCCAAATGGTGCTCCTGGTTATGGTGCAATTCAATTGGTTGGGACCAATGGAAAAGTGGTAATAGGAACACACCAGTTTGATACTAATCCTCCTCAAAACAATGGCTCGCCGCAAGACTGGGCAACAAGTTTTGCCGGAATGTTAGATGAATTTAGAATTTATAATATTCCATTGAAAAGTGCAGATGTAAACGCGCTGTACAAATTGGAAAAAGACAACAGATAA
- a CDS encoding SusC/RagA family TonB-linked outer membrane protein yields MKNSNLKFPCLIAALYFGVNVGAQETRKDTAIKEQLIEEVVMIGYGTRKKVDNTTSISSINAEELSKTKVLNATQAIQGKAAGVTVIASDLPGSTPSVIIRGLGTALSGRNPLYVVDGLFADNINNINSNDILTYDVLKDASALAIYGNRAANGVIIITTKSGKGKKISVEYDGLAGVRMPLKKVKMAGSNLFSFYTNTALQMTKFSQDQPVNTDWFKEITRTGTFNQHNLSLSGASENAKYFLSLGNYDEKAILQGTDYNRSTIRTNNEFKVSKGIVLTQTLSVAFTNVTPKPLSAFTAAYKQSPLVPVYFPGGKYGVSFVGANGFASPTGSSFNNVGNPVAQLNLFNEKQKSMQLQGGLKLDLNLMKDLKFTSQFSGEYYNFKSYNYADLLSIWLAADPTRKVSDYKPTDNVNTLFNEKKDYFNWSLTNYLTYAKKFGIHDIEATIGTEAAVRDGENTISTTRKNMVLNSNYWDLSGTNYLDQLISLYSVNGNKNTTNSYFARAQYKLMNRYLLTATIRRDGSSQFAQGNKWGTFPAFGAGWVVSEESFLKDVSFLNMLKLRGGWGRLGNQNIPTNYLPFASGDRYNYAFNGNAISNGTTLDKIYDPNLSWEITEESSAGLDFEMVNRKLKGSVDFYNRITKNIILAMIPVSTSGISQNGYAHLGEVTNKGFELMLSWADKINENWSYNLSGNFSHNKNNLSKLANENVNPIKGGDLSNGQYTKYLSDIAVGQPLGSFWLWEVSGIDADGKFTYVDTNGNGKTGADDLADRKFFGSYMPTSTYGVNLGVTFKQLDLSVNGYGTFGAKVYNGKKAQRFSGENIEYGVATDFYSSTNMGSSNPAPFNAVPLASNYYLESGDFFRINNIALGYTLSKPVDYLSSLRVYVSAVNPFITQKFTGFSPELNANGDPYGLTGIELDAYPTLRSFVLGVNLKF; encoded by the coding sequence ATGAAAAACAGTAATCTAAAATTTCCTTGTTTAATAGCGGCGCTATACTTCGGTGTGAATGTCGGCGCGCAGGAAACTCGCAAGGACACCGCAATCAAAGAACAACTCATTGAGGAAGTGGTGATGATTGGTTATGGAACGAGAAAAAAAGTGGATAATACTACTTCAATAAGCTCAATCAATGCAGAGGAACTCAGTAAAACAAAGGTTTTAAATGCGACGCAGGCAATCCAGGGGAAAGCAGCGGGAGTTACTGTAATTGCTTCTGATTTACCAGGTTCGACGCCATCAGTTATTATTCGTGGTTTGGGTACGGCACTGAGTGGTAGAAATCCGCTGTATGTAGTTGATGGCCTTTTTGCTGATAACATCAATAATATCAATTCCAATGATATCTTAACGTACGACGTTCTGAAAGATGCTTCCGCACTAGCAATCTATGGAAATAGAGCCGCAAATGGTGTGATTATCATCACGACAAAATCCGGAAAAGGTAAAAAGATTTCTGTAGAATATGATGGTTTGGCAGGAGTAAGAATGCCGTTGAAAAAAGTGAAAATGGCAGGTAGTAACCTGTTTTCTTTTTATACGAATACCGCTTTGCAGATGACGAAATTTTCTCAGGATCAACCGGTTAATACCGATTGGTTTAAAGAAATAACCCGAACTGGAACCTTCAATCAACATAATTTATCTTTATCAGGAGCTTCGGAAAATGCAAAATATTTCTTGAGTTTAGGAAATTATGACGAAAAAGCAATTTTACAGGGAACTGATTATAACAGAAGTACGATAAGAACGAATAATGAATTTAAGGTATCCAAAGGTATTGTGCTTACCCAAACATTATCAGTTGCGTTTACCAATGTTACCCCAAAACCTCTGAGTGCTTTTACTGCTGCTTATAAACAGTCGCCTCTTGTGCCGGTTTATTTTCCGGGTGGTAAGTATGGCGTTTCATTCGTAGGAGCAAACGGTTTTGCTTCGCCGACAGGTTCCTCCTTTAATAATGTTGGAAATCCGGTTGCGCAACTGAATTTATTTAATGAAAAGCAAAAATCAATGCAGCTGCAGGGAGGTTTAAAACTAGATCTTAATCTGATGAAAGATCTTAAATTTACATCTCAATTCTCTGGTGAATACTATAATTTCAAGAGTTATAACTATGCCGATTTGTTGAGCATTTGGTTAGCGGCAGATCCTACGAGAAAAGTTTCTGATTACAAACCGACTGATAATGTGAATACCTTATTTAATGAGAAAAAAGATTATTTTAATTGGAGTTTGACCAATTACTTAACCTATGCCAAAAAATTCGGAATTCATGATATTGAAGCTACGATAGGTACTGAAGCAGCAGTCCGTGATGGGGAAAATACAATAAGTACTACCCGGAAAAATATGGTCCTTAACAGTAATTATTGGGATCTGTCGGGAACGAACTATTTGGATCAGCTAATCTCTTTATATAGTGTAAATGGAAATAAAAACACCACTAATTCTTATTTTGCCAGAGCACAGTATAAATTAATGAATCGGTATTTATTAACGGCGACGATTAGAAGAGATGGTTCATCACAATTTGCCCAAGGTAATAAATGGGGAACTTTTCCTGCTTTCGGAGCAGGTTGGGTGGTTTCTGAAGAGTCTTTCCTTAAAGACGTTTCTTTCTTAAATATGTTGAAATTAAGAGGCGGTTGGGGAAGACTGGGCAACCAGAATATCCCGACCAATTATCTGCCTTTTGCCAGTGGAGACCGTTACAACTATGCCTTTAATGGTAATGCCATTTCCAACGGAACAACTTTAGATAAAATTTATGATCCTAATCTTTCTTGGGAGATAACAGAAGAATCCAGTGCAGGACTTGATTTCGAAATGGTGAACAGAAAATTAAAAGGTTCCGTGGATTTCTATAACAGAATCACCAAGAATATTATTTTAGCAATGATTCCTGTTTCAACTTCTGGAATTTCTCAAAATGGATATGCTCATTTGGGTGAAGTAACCAACAAAGGTTTCGAACTGATGCTGAGCTGGGCTGATAAAATCAACGAAAACTGGAGTTATAACCTGAGCGGAAATTTTTCTCACAACAAGAATAACTTAAGCAAACTTGCTAATGAGAATGTAAATCCTATTAAAGGAGGTGATTTATCAAACGGACAATATACCAAGTACCTTAGTGATATTGCTGTTGGGCAGCCATTAGGTAGTTTCTGGTTGTGGGAAGTTAGCGGAATTGATGCCGATGGTAAATTTACATACGTGGATACTAATGGTAATGGAAAAACTGGTGCTGATGATTTAGCAGATCGTAAATTCTTCGGTTCTTATATGCCTACTTCTACGTACGGTGTTAATTTAGGTGTAACTTTCAAACAGCTTGATCTCTCTGTAAATGGCTACGGAACATTTGGAGCTAAAGTATATAATGGTAAAAAAGCACAGCGTTTCTCTGGTGAAAATATTGAATACGGCGTAGCTACAGATTTCTACAGCAGTACCAATATGGGCTCATCCAATCCTGCACCTTTCAATGCAGTGCCATTAGCATCGAATTATTATTTAGAATCAGGTGATTTCTTTAGAATTAATAATATTGCGCTAGGATATACCTTATCTAAACCAGTTGATTATTTATCTTCTTTACGGGTTTATGTGAGTGCTGTTAACCCTTTTATCACGCAGAAATTTACTGGGTTCTCCCCAGAACTTAATGCCAATGGTGATCCTTATGGATTAACTGGTATTGAGTTAGATGCATATCCAACATTGCGATCTTTTGTATTAGGAGTAAATTTGAAATTTTAA
- a CDS encoding RagB/SusD family nutrient uptake outer membrane protein, producing the protein MNKKIIILSSLLLFSLSSQSCRNDFLEVKPTEAISTDDLSLLNNDAGAESFVSAIYAKYLDWNISSFSWVGITTIASDEADKGSSPGDAGGDKDLLDALNFTATGSSFQDVWQGHYQAVNRSNQALSYLPLLTNANTDLRNRLTGEAKFLRAFSYFILVRSFGGVPVVDHVPAAGNEADRTMLLTRKSKEEVYAFIMNDLNDAIGALPDKNTYSAANKGRASKGAAYALLAKVNLYQKNWQKVIDNCNLVTGYSLTPNFADIYKISGENNQESIFEIQGKGGPQQPGIQQYSQTQGARGAGGWGWGFATPSQNLVDAFNAAGDTKRRDATIIFRNSTLYDGRIVPATVENPFYNYKVYSSNYTGDDYSDTNIRYLRYAEVLLMKAEAMNELGQTAAALPFLNQVRNRAGLANSTAVSQADVRTAIWQERRLELALEHDRWFDLVRTGQAKAAMAADGKTFVVGKHEVFPLPSSFIAEAKGLSAQNPNY; encoded by the coding sequence ATGAATAAAAAAATAATAATATTATCATCATTACTTTTATTTTCACTCTCTAGCCAGAGTTGTCGTAATGATTTTTTAGAGGTAAAACCAACAGAAGCAATTTCTACTGACGACCTGTCTTTGCTCAATAATGACGCCGGTGCTGAAAGTTTCGTTTCTGCGATTTATGCCAAATATTTAGATTGGAACATCAGTTCGTTTTCCTGGGTTGGCATTACAACCATTGCATCTGACGAAGCTGATAAAGGGTCTTCACCGGGTGACGCAGGTGGTGACAAAGATTTATTAGATGCCTTGAATTTCACTGCAACAGGAAGTTCTTTTCAAGATGTATGGCAAGGTCATTATCAGGCAGTCAACCGGTCCAATCAGGCATTGTCTTATCTTCCGCTGCTTACCAATGCCAATACAGATCTTAGAAATAGATTAACAGGAGAAGCTAAATTTCTTCGCGCGTTCTCCTATTTTATTTTAGTGAGATCGTTTGGAGGTGTACCTGTTGTGGATCATGTTCCAGCTGCGGGAAATGAAGCCGATAGAACAATGTTGCTGACCAGAAAATCAAAAGAAGAGGTTTATGCTTTCATTATGAATGACTTGAATGATGCAATTGGGGCCTTACCAGATAAAAACACTTACTCGGCTGCAAACAAAGGTCGCGCTTCAAAAGGTGCAGCTTACGCACTGCTGGCGAAAGTAAATCTTTATCAGAAAAATTGGCAGAAAGTGATTGATAACTGTAATTTGGTAACAGGTTATTCACTCACACCAAACTTTGCAGATATTTATAAAATTTCAGGAGAAAATAATCAAGAATCCATTTTTGAAATCCAGGGAAAAGGTGGCCCACAACAACCAGGAATTCAACAGTATTCTCAGACTCAGGGCGCCCGTGGTGCAGGAGGCTGGGGTTGGGGTTTTGCAACACCATCTCAAAATTTAGTGGATGCCTTCAACGCAGCGGGTGATACCAAAAGAAGAGATGCAACCATTATTTTTAGAAACTCAACTTTATATGATGGCAGAATTGTCCCGGCTACGGTAGAAAATCCTTTTTACAATTACAAAGTATATTCTTCCAATTATACGGGAGATGATTACTCTGACACCAATATCAGATATCTTAGATATGCTGAGGTTTTATTAATGAAAGCTGAAGCCATGAATGAATTGGGTCAAACAGCCGCCGCACTTCCATTCTTAAATCAAGTTAGAAACAGAGCGGGATTAGCAAATTCTACGGCAGTTTCACAAGCTGATGTAAGAACAGCAATCTGGCAGGAGAGAAGATTAGAATTAGCGCTGGAACATGACCGGTGGTTTGATTTAGTAAGAACAGGACAGGCAAAGGCAGCGATGGCCGCAGACGGAAAAACTTTTGTCGTAGGAAAACATGAAGTATTTCCTTTGCCGAGTTCTTTTATTGCTGAAGCCAAAGGATTATCTGCGCAAAATCCTAACTATTAA